DNA sequence from the Halorussus sp. MSC15.2 genome:
TACATCTGGAAGCCGCCGTTGGCCTGCACGCGGTTCAGTCCCGGCGCGGCGTCGAGCGAGCGGAACCCGCGCGCGCCGAACCGGAAGCCGTCGTACACCCGCAGGTCGCGCTGGCGCGCCCGGTCGGTGAACGTGAGGTATCGGTCGTCGTAGTGACGCGCCACGTAACTCCCGGTGAAGTTCTCCCCGACCGCGGGATGGGAGTCGTGGGTGTAGAGGCTCCCGGCAGCCAGTTTCAGCCGCCGACTCTGCTGGTAGCCCAGAACACCGTCGGTCCACCGCTCGCCGCCCGACCGGATGCCGACGAACGGACTCGACCCGCGGTGTTCGATGGCCGTCTCGTACCCGCTCATCTGGGCCTCGGAGACGTGGCTGGAGCTCTGGTACATGTACGGCGACTGGTAGACCGTCGGGACCGACAGCGCGAGCATGACCACGACCGCGACGCCCACCACCCTCCGCGCGTCCCCGGCGAGAATCGCGTCGAGAGAGCGTCCATCCCGCGAGCGAGCGCCACCGCGCCGAGTATCGTCACCAGCACCATGATGAACCCGAGCTGTCGGAAGTGCAGCTTCTCGTAGCTGACGATGAAGTAGGCGGTGAACAGTCCGAACAGCGGGACCAGCGCGAGTCCGAGGTACCGGGAGAACGACCGCACGTCGGGAGCGTCCTCGAACCTGCCGAGGAGACCGCCGAGGACGGATACTCCGGCGAGCGCGCAGAACACGACGCTCACGAGGAACAGTTTGGCGAACAGCATCTGGAGGGACCCGCCGACCGCCGACACCGACCCCGCGGCCTGCGTGGTCTCCTGACCGAACCGGAACCCGCTGGACAGCATGCCGAGCAGCGCGGAGGTGGCCCCGGTTGCGCGCTCGTGACGGGGTGCCCACACCGCGAACACCCCGGCGAGGAACACCGTCTGGAGCGCGAGCGTCCGGTGGTCGGTCTCGCGACTCCCGACGAGGCGGGCGAGGAGTTGGAGACCCAGTATGGAACCGAACACGACGAGGACGTTCGCGGCCTGCTGGGGGTGGACCAGCACGACCGCCATCGAGGTAATCGCCATCAACGCCCCCGTCGGTGTCCCGACGAACAGGCCCTCGCGGTCGGCGCGGACGAGGTACCGCGCCGCGAGGTAGAGTATCAGCGGTAGGAACATGATTGCCTGCGTGGTCGGGTGGGGCATGTCGAAGACGCTGACGTTGTTTAGCGGCAGGAACAGCAGCGCCGCCAGCGCCGCCAGCGTGGTCGCGCGCCGGTCGCGGGTGATGGTCCACGTGGTCAGCGGGACGAACAGGAGGAACACCGCGGTGAACGCCGACACCATCACCAGCATCGCGCGCGGGAGTCCCATCCCCGTCACGTCCGAGAGAATCACCGCGACGGTGTGGGTCCCGGGGTAGAGGAAGTTCAGAACCGAGAGCTTTCCGGCGGCGATGTCCTTGGCCCACCCGAGGTGGGTCAGCGAGTCGCCCGCGCCGAAGAAGTAGTACGACCGCACCACCGGCAGCGAGGCCACCGCGAACATGGCGACTCCGGCGAGGACGAGCGCCAACCGTCCCCGTACTCCGTCGGCCCGCAGGCCGACGAAGACCCCCACCAGCAGCGCGATGCTCGTTCCGACCCAGAACGCGACCGGCGTCCCGGCGTATATCGAGAGTTCGTACGTCTCCGGCGGCGACCCGTGGGCGAGGAGTACCGCCGCGGCGAGCGACACGAAACCGACGATGAGTGCGCCTTTCTCCCGTCTCCGGGAGGTGTGCGTGTCCGTATCCATGGTAATGTCAGACCGCGCCCGTCCGGACGCGTAGCTACTTCCAGAACTCCCCGCGTCGGGGCTTTGTTATGGGCCGCCTGAGCCGCCGTAGGCGGTGAAAAACCCGTCACTGACGGGGATTCGACGGGCGCGAACGGAGAGCGGAACTTCGAGACGGTCGCCGCTTGCGCGAGTAGATAGGCCGTCGAGAACCGAACTCAGTCCGCCTCGGGGTACCCCGGCGTGCCTCCGAGTCGGTTGCCGTCGCCCGGTTACCTGAGAGTTAGCTAACCCTTATTAACTCGCGGCGGTAAGTTACCCATAGAAACCCGCTTACGGAACAGAAGCGGGGGACACCCAATGACCGAGAAATACGATACCGACAACAACCGCGACGAAGACGCGTTCGAGACGGAGCGATACGCCGCCGTCAGCGACGGCGCGGGCGAGATGGTGGTCTACGACACCGAGAACACCGACGCGTGGCTCAAGTCCGACGCGGCGGTCGAAGTCGACGAGATGGCGTAGCCGAGTCGCGTCAGCCCTCCTCTTTCTGATACGGCGGAGATTCGACAGTCTGCACCGCACGAGCGTCGAGTACCGTCTCCTCCGTCCCGCGACTCGCGGCGGTTCCCGCTACTCGCCGACTCGCGGAGTTCCGGCCGAGCGCGCGCTCGTAGACCGCCGCGAGTCGCGCCGCCGTCCGCTCGACGCGCAGGTCCGCGACCGACTCCCGGCCGTTCGACCGCCGGGGGTCGGCGAGCACGTCGGCCAGCGCCGCGGCGAGTCTCGCGTCGGAGTCGCCGACGAACGACGGTGAGACGCCGCGCAGGCGCTCGCGCACGTCGCCCACGTCGGTCGCGACCACCGGCAGGTTACAGCACAGCGCCTCCTTGACCGAGTTCGGCAAGCCCTCCCAGCGAGAGGTCAGCAATAGCGCGTCGGCGGCGTTCATGTAGTCGGGCATCCGGTCGTGGTCCGCGTCGCCGAGCGAGTGGAGTTCCACGGGGGCATCGACTCGCTCGCGGGCCGCCTCCACCACGCGTCCGGCCCGCGGGAAGTCCTTGACCTCCCGGTCGGGCGCGTAGGGAAACAGGACGTGGCGAGCGTCGTCGCTCCACCCGACCGCGGCGCGGGCCTCGGCCTTCGGCGCGGGCCGGAACTGGTCGAGGTTCACCCCGTGGGCGACGACGTGGGTCTCCCGGTCGAGTTCGTCCGCCATCTCCTCGGACATCACGACCACCTCGTCGGCGCGCCGGGCGCAGGTCCGCGAGAGCCACCCGAACGTAC
Encoded proteins:
- a CDS encoding glycosyltransferase family 4 protein, which produces MNVLSVTANVPGFYRRETDALAELGVERTTLEVPGDPETGRSIRDYLRVVPEVLAESGRDYDLVHANYGLTAPAALAQSRLPVVLSLWGSDLLGTFGWLSRTCARRADEVVVMSEEMADELDRETHVVAHGVNLDQFRPAPKAEARAAVGWSDDARHVLFPYAPDREVKDFPRAGRVVEAARERVDAPVELHSLGDADHDRMPDYMNAADALLLTSRWEGLPNSVKEALCCNLPVVATDVGDVRERLRGVSPSFVGDSDARLAAALADVLADPRRSNGRESVADLRVERTAARLAAVYERALGRNSASRRVAGTAASRGTEETVLDARAVQTVESPPYQKEEG